One region of Anticarsia gemmatalis isolate Benzon Research Colony breed Stoneville strain chromosome 2, ilAntGemm2 primary, whole genome shotgun sequence genomic DNA includes:
- the LOC142982248 gene encoding uncharacterized protein LOC142982248 produces MKLILYFSAIFSVFLFSYKEAEVTSQAIYPYYGGGLSYDNDDDDDIGILLSILLLAARNRGGNCGCCNCCSCGSNNIPIPYPIPIPTNNPIITRYGSDSRNSDGNSSDEPDEEINIVTDNNSNTSSSSNAQDATNNVNDNTADSRSKSKNFKS; encoded by the exons ATGAAGCTGATACTGTATTTTAGCGCgattttttctgtatttttattcagttaTAAG GAAGCAGAAGTAACCAGTCAAGCAATATATCCTTACTACGGAGGTGGGTTATCATATGacaatgatgatgacgatgacaTTGGGATCCTGCTATCCATTCTTTTACTAGCAGCAAGAAACAGGGGCGGTAACTGCGGTTGCTGCAACTGCTGCAGCTGCGGTTCAAACAACATTCCTATTCCATACCCTATTCCGATCCCAACGAATAATCCTATCATCACTAGGTATGGCAGTGATAGCAGGAACAGTGATGGCAACAGTAGTGATGAACCTGATGAAGAGATAAACATCGTCACGGATAATAATTCTAACACCAGCAGCTCGTCGAATGCTCAAGATGCGACAAACAATGTCAATGATAACACTGCCGACAGTAGAAGCAAAAGCAAGAATTTTAAGTCTTAG